One Solea solea chromosome 5, fSolSol10.1, whole genome shotgun sequence genomic window carries:
- the spg7 gene encoding paraplegin, which produces MSALLLHHRAGLCRKYSTRLLWTLSRRTVLANKPVLNLKNVLSRCVNVRKTFLSESQRTSQPQKLIQSLLHRPLSPSFVGISKELIRSNLLRNPVSLVNLLGATNFFSTSQSKQEKNKSNRPKGKSPEEDEDEKKRREQEDQMYRERLRTLFIIALVMSLLNAINTSGGNISWNDFVHEMLAKGEVSRVQVVPESDIVEIYLHPGAVIFGRPRLALMYRMQVANIDKFEEKLRAAEEELNINAKDRIPVSYKRSGFFGNAIYSLGMAAIGVAILWYIFRLAGMGGREGGFSAFNQLKMAKFTIVDGKSGKGVSFKDVAGLHEAKTEVMEFVDYLKSPERYLQLGAKVPKGALLLGPPGCGKTLLAKAVATEAQVPFLAMAGSEFVEVIGGLGAARVRSLFKEARARAPCIVYIDEIDAVGKKRSTNMSGFSNTEEEQTLNQLLVEMDGMGTTDHVIMLASTNRADILDNALMRPGRLDRHIFIDMPTLQERKEIFEQHLKILKLTEPANFYSLRLAELTPGFSGADIANICNEAALHAAREGHKSIHTFNFEYAVERVIAGSVKKSKILSKEEQRVVAFHESGHALVGWLLEHTDTVMKVSIAPRTNAALGFAQILPRDQYLFTKEQLFERMCMALGGRASEAITFNKVTTGAQDDLRKVTRVAYSMVKQYGMCDSVGQVSFPDTEPQGAIGRRPFSQGLQQQMDHEAKLLIARAYRQTEKLLLDNRDKLILLANALLESEVVNYSDIEALLGPPPHGPKKMIVPQSWVEAEKDKQDTGEDEPQPPPRKRTEEEMNHELV; this is translated from the exons ATGTCAGCGTTGTTGTTACATCACCGTGCTGGCCTGTGTAGAAAATACAGTACCCGTTTACTGTGGACGCTGTCGAGACGAACTGTACTGGCAAACAAACCGGTACTCAACTTAAAGAACGTGCTGTCCAGATGCGTCAATGTCAGAAAGACATTTCTTTCAGAATCACAGCGGACAAGTCAACCTCAAAAACTCATCCAG AGCCTTCTCCACAGGCCCCTGAGTCCCAGTTTTGTGGGAATTAGCAAAGAATTAATCAGGAGCAACCTACTGAGGAATCCTGTTAGTTTGGTAAATCTGTTAG GGGCAACAAACTTCTTCAGTACCTCTCAGTCGAagcaagagaaaaataaaagtaacagACCAAAGGGAAAAAGTCCAGAGGAAGATGAAG ATGAGAAGAAGCGCCGCGAGCAGGAGGACCAAATGTACCGAGAGCGCCTGCGGACCCTCTTCATCATCGCACTCGTCATGAGCCTGCTGAACGCCATCAACACCAGCGGTGGCAACATCTCATGGAATGACTTTGTTCATGAGATGCTGGCCAAGGGAGAGGTGTCACGTGTGCAAGTTGTTCCTGAGAGCGACATTGTAGAAATCTACCTTCACCCTGGGGCAGTAATCTTTGGAAGACCT AGGCTGGCGCTCATGTACAGAATGCAGGTGGCCAACATTGACAAATTTGAGGAGAAGCTTCGAGCtgctgaagaagagctgaatATCAACGCGAAGGACAGGATACCGGTGTCTTACAAACGCAGTGGATTCTTTGGAAA TGCAATCTACTCTCTGGGAATGGCTGCTATCGGCGTGGCTATTCTCTGGTATATCTTTCGTCTAGCGGGCATGGGCGGCAGAGAAGGCGGCTTCAGTGCTTTT AATCAGCTGAAGATGGCCAAGTTCACCATAGTGGACGGCAAGTCGGGCAAAGGTGTGAGTTTCAAAGACGTGGCGGGACTGCACGAAGCGAAAACTGAAGTGATGGAGTTTGTTGACTACCTCAAG AGTCCAGAACGCTACCTCCAGCTGGGAGCCAAGGTTCCTAAGGGTGCGCTGCTGCTGGGGCCTCCAGGCTGTGGGAAGACGCTGCTCGCCAAAGCTGTCGCTACTGAGGCTCAGGTTCCCTTTCTGGCAATGGCTGGCTCTGAGTTTGTAGAGGTCATTGGAG gcCTCGGTGCTGCGAGGGTCAGGAGTCTGTTCAAAGAGGCTCGCGCGCGCGCACCCTGCATCGTCTACATCGACGAGATCGACGCCGTCGGAAAGAAGCGCTCCACCAACATGTCGGGCTTCTCCAACACCGAGGAGGAGCAGACCCTCAACCAGCTGCTGGTGGAGATGGACG GCATGGGAACGACGGACCACGTCATTATGCTCGCCTCCACCAACCGAGCAGATATCTTGGACAATGCTCTAATGAGACCAGGTAGACTGGATAGACACATCTTCATAGATATGCCCACACTGCAG GAGAGGAAGGAAATCTTCGAGCAGCATCTGAAGATCCTGAAGTTGACCGAGCCGGCTAATTTCTACTCTCTGCGTCTGGCTGAGCTCACCCCAGGCTTCAGTG gcgCAGACATCGCAAACATCTGCAACGAAGCTGCTCTGCACGCGGCCAGAGAGGGACACAAGTCCATCCACACCTTTAACTTTGAATATGCAGTGGAGAGAGTCATAGCAG ggaGTGTAAAGAAGAGTAAGATCCTGTCTAAAGAGGAGCAAAGAGTTGTTGCCTTCCATGAGTCTGGACATGCTCTTGTGGGATGGCTGCTTGAGCACACGGACACTGTCATGAAG GTGTCGATTGCCCCGCGGACCAACGCAGCTCTGGGATTTGCCCAGATTCTGCCTCGTGACCAGTACCTGTTCACCAAGGAGCAGCTGTTTGAGCGGATGTGTATGGCTCTGGGAGGACGAGCGTCTGAAGCCATCACCTTTAACAAAGTCACGACAG GAGCTCAGGACGACCTGCGCAAGGTGACCCGCGTCGCGTACTCCATGGTGAAGCAGTACGGCATGTGCGACAGCGTGGGACAGGTCTCCTTCCCGGACACGGAGCCGCAAGGTGCCATTGGGCGCCGTCCTTTCAGCCAAGGCCTGCAGCAACAGATGGACCAC GAGGCGAAGTTGTTGATCGCGCGTGCTTACAGACAGACGGAGAAGCTGCTCTTGGACAACAGAGACAAGCTGATACTG ttggcCAATGCCCTGCTGGAAAGTGAGGTGGTGAACTACAGTGACATCGAGGCCCTGCTCGGTCCACCTCCTCACGGACCCAAGAAGATGATCGTCCCGCAGAGCTGGGTGGAGGCGGAGAAGGACAAGCAAGACACGGGAGAAGACGAACCTCAGCCGCCTCCGCGCAAAcgcacagaggaggagatgaatcATGAGCTGGTCTAA